In Rhodothermales bacterium, a single window of DNA contains:
- a CDS encoding metallophosphoesterase produces MRIVVVGDTHGKHDELGILEGDVLIHCGDFCDGFQKNQSDVDDVDAWFARQRFECILCIGGNHDFAASERLRLGLPVFRHAVWLQDTSHVYRGVRFYGSPWLPHLQGWAFYMTPGGLQEKWSMIPNATDVLITHTPPFGILDRPRSGKISCGCPDLLKQLEIVRPRYHVFGHIHASAGIYEGEHTTFINAASVDSNFDIARPPVTLEYV; encoded by the coding sequence ATGCGCATAGTCGTTGTAGGTGATACCCACGGTAAACACGACGAACTCGGCATTCTCGAGGGCGACGTTCTCATTCATTGCGGCGATTTTTGCGATGGGTTCCAGAAGAACCAGAGCGATGTGGACGACGTCGATGCCTGGTTCGCCCGGCAGCGATTCGAGTGCATTCTCTGTATCGGGGGAAATCACGACTTCGCAGCTTCTGAACGACTCCGCCTGGGCCTGCCTGTCTTCCGCCATGCCGTATGGCTGCAAGATACCAGCCACGTGTATCGAGGCGTTAGGTTCTATGGGTCGCCATGGCTTCCGCACCTTCAGGGATGGGCGTTCTACATGACACCCGGCGGACTCCAGGAGAAGTGGTCGATGATTCCGAATGCGACGGACGTTCTCATTACACACACGCCCCCGTTTGGAATTCTGGACAGGCCACGGTCGGGCAAGATCAGTTGCGGGTGTCCGGATCTATTGAAACAGCTTGAGATCGTACGGCCGCGGTATCATGTCTTTGGGCATATCCATGCCAGTGCCGGCATTTATGAGGGCGAGCATACCACGTTCATAAATGCTGCTTCAGTCGATAGTAATTTCGACATAGCGCGTCCGCCCGTCACGCTCGAATACGTTTGA